The following coding sequences lie in one Methylotuvimicrobium alcaliphilum 20Z genomic window:
- a CDS encoding CRISPR-associated helicase/endonuclease Cas3, whose product MKIKDTLYVAHVRSNDKKIQTLEEHLIDVAEIAKKLATKINLPEAGELIGLLHDFGKYSTEFQNYLQSATGLIDPDIDNEAVDAKALKGKIDHSSAGAQWIWQELSRYGNNGEGRLCGQIMAVCIASHHSGLIDCLKPDGSNGFNVRMQKDDVRTHLAECKENADSQILERAKKLMDKPLLKAMLEQIRVMMMSGSKQSTTIREFYLGFWTRFLFSCLIDADRIDSADFETPGNACYRNKNDLQLTVAIERLELFLAGFSNKPTESNTPIDGIRREISEVCKNRAHEPQGIYTLTVPTGGGKTYASLRYALHHAQKHKLERIIYVIPYTSIIEQNAAAIRSALERESDAYPWVLEQHSNLEPERQTWHSKLAAENWDAPIVLTTMVQFLETLFGGGTRGVRRLHQLANSVVIFDEIQTLPIQCTHLFCNALNFLADHAGMTAVLCTATQPVLDRLRASDKGQLSLPQNSELMPDISGLFDQLKRVVISDKTKPEGWSEDEIAELALTELDTKGNCLVIVNTKAWAQALYLKCAETVDIESLFHLSTGQCAAHRKALFKLMRQRLADGLPVLCISTQLIEAGVDIDFAGVVRFLAGLDSIAQAAGRCNRNGHLSTATVHIVNPARETISQLIDIKVGQEKTKRVLSEIEDEDLLSPEAMRRYFQYYFYDRADDMSYPLSAKQVGRDDSLLNLLSQNKYNVGVGAALHLKQSFMTAGNVFKAIDAPTHSVIVPYLEGKQLLVELGGIAKRFEARRFRECLQRAQQYSVNVFPNVWRRLVEQQAVYEIQPGEGIYGLDERYYSEAFGLSTEPVSKAEAIIL is encoded by the coding sequence TTGAAAATAAAAGACACGCTTTATGTTGCACATGTCCGTTCTAATGATAAGAAAATACAAACTTTGGAAGAGCACCTTATCGATGTTGCTGAAATTGCAAAAAAACTGGCCACTAAAATCAACCTGCCGGAAGCGGGCGAATTGATCGGTTTGCTGCATGATTTCGGCAAATACAGCACTGAGTTTCAAAATTATCTGCAATCAGCCACGGGGCTGATCGATCCTGACATCGACAATGAAGCCGTCGACGCCAAAGCGCTGAAAGGTAAAATTGATCACTCCAGCGCCGGTGCGCAATGGATTTGGCAAGAGTTGAGCCGTTATGGCAATAACGGCGAAGGCCGCTTGTGCGGGCAGATTATGGCGGTTTGCATTGCCTCGCATCACAGCGGCCTGATCGACTGCCTGAAACCGGACGGCAGCAACGGTTTCAATGTGCGCATGCAGAAAGACGACGTTCGAACGCATTTGGCCGAATGCAAGGAGAACGCCGACAGTCAAATTCTCGAACGAGCAAAGAAACTAATGGACAAGCCGCTGCTAAAAGCGATGCTCGAACAAATCAGGGTAATGATGATGTCCGGCTCGAAGCAGTCAACAACGATACGAGAATTTTATTTGGGCTTTTGGACGCGATTTTTGTTTAGCTGTCTGATCGATGCCGATCGCATCGACAGCGCCGATTTTGAAACACCCGGTAATGCGTGCTACCGAAACAAAAACGACTTGCAATTGACAGTGGCGATAGAACGTCTGGAATTGTTTTTGGCAGGATTCTCGAATAAACCGACCGAATCCAATACTCCGATTGACGGAATCCGGCGCGAAATTTCCGAAGTGTGTAAAAACCGTGCCCACGAGCCGCAAGGCATCTATACGCTGACCGTACCGACCGGCGGCGGCAAAACCTACGCAAGTTTGCGCTATGCCTTGCACCACGCTCAAAAGCATAAATTGGAGCGCATCATTTACGTCATTCCATATACTTCGATCATTGAACAAAATGCCGCCGCGATACGCAGCGCACTTGAACGGGAAAGCGATGCGTATCCGTGGGTGCTTGAACAACACAGCAATTTGGAACCGGAACGACAAACCTGGCATAGCAAATTAGCGGCAGAAAACTGGGATGCGCCGATCGTTTTAACGACAATGGTGCAGTTTTTGGAAACTCTGTTCGGCGGCGGCACACGCGGTGTTCGGCGCTTACATCAACTGGCGAACAGCGTCGTGATTTTCGATGAAATTCAAACCCTACCGATTCAGTGCACGCATTTATTCTGTAATGCGCTAAACTTTTTAGCCGATCATGCCGGGATGACCGCCGTACTGTGCACCGCCACGCAGCCGGTGCTGGATCGTTTGCGGGCGTCGGACAAAGGCCAGTTGTCGTTACCGCAAAACAGCGAGTTGATGCCCGATATCAGCGGCTTGTTCGATCAACTCAAGCGGGTCGTTATCAGTGACAAGACCAAACCCGAAGGTTGGAGCGAAGACGAAATCGCCGAATTGGCGCTGACCGAACTCGACACAAAAGGAAATTGCCTGGTCATCGTCAATACCAAAGCCTGGGCGCAGGCCTTGTATTTGAAATGCGCCGAAACCGTCGATATCGAAAGCCTGTTTCACCTGAGCACAGGCCAATGCGCCGCGCATCGAAAGGCCTTGTTCAAGCTTATGCGCCAGCGTTTGGCGGACGGGTTGCCGGTGCTATGCATCAGCACGCAATTGATCGAGGCGGGCGTCGATATCGATTTTGCCGGCGTCGTTCGTTTTTTGGCCGGACTCGACTCGATAGCGCAAGCGGCGGGGCGTTGCAATCGCAACGGACACTTGTCGACCGCGACGGTGCACATTGTCAATCCGGCTCGGGAAACCATATCGCAATTGATCGATATCAAGGTCGGCCAGGAAAAAACCAAGCGCGTTTTGAGCGAAATCGAAGATGAAGACTTATTGTCTCCCGAAGCGATGCGGCGTTATTTTCAATACTACTTTTATGACCGTGCGGATGACATGAGTTATCCGCTTTCGGCCAAACAAGTGGGAAGGGACGATTCTTTGTTGAATTTATTGAGCCAGAACAAGTACAACGTCGGAGTCGGTGCCGCATTGCATTTGAAGCAATCGTTCATGACCGCCGGCAATGTGTTCAAGGCGATCGACGCGCCGACGCATTCGGTTATCGTGCCGTATCTTGAAGGAAAGCAGTTACTTGTCGAGTTGGGCGGTATCGCCAAACGATTTGAAGCGCGGCGGTTTCGTGAATGTTTGCAACGCGCTCAGCAATACAGCGTCAATGTCTTTCCGAACGTCTGGCGCCGACTGGTCGAACAGCAGGCGGTTTACGAAATTCAACCTGGCGAAGGAATTTACGGTCTGGACGAGCGTTATTACAGTGAAGCCTTCGGCCTGTCGACCGAGCCGGTCAGCAAAGCCGAGGCAATAATTTTATAA
- the ltrA gene encoding group II intron reverse transcriptase/maturase, which produces MSEAKPFVISKWQVMRAFELVKANAGAAGVDRQSLADFERNLKDNLYKLWNRLSSGSYFPPPVKAVAIPKKAGGERILGIPTVSDRIAQMVVKLEFEPQVEPHFLPDSYGYRPNKSALDAVGVTRERCWRYDWVLEFDIKGLFDNIPHDLLLKAVYKHTDTAWVRLYIERWLTVPMQMPNGELSSRGKGTPQGGVVSPVLSNLFLHYVFDKWLQKHYSDTPWCRYADDGLVHCRSEAEAKHMLEALKQRFQSCGLELHPVKTKIVYCKDGSRKGRYKHTSFDFLGYTFRRRLCRNRKRNSVFVNFTPAVSKAALKSMRGKVRKLRVRTRTELSLGQIAQWLNPIIRGWIGYYGCYTRSALYGMCRHVNMTLVRWVRRKFKPLRQHKIKAMLFLEKIADQHPNLFAHWRAGMIGAFA; this is translated from the coding sequence ATGAGCGAGGCAAAGCCATTTGTCATTTCGAAATGGCAAGTGATGCGTGCATTTGAATTGGTGAAAGCCAATGCGGGTGCTGCAGGTGTTGATAGGCAATCGTTGGCAGATTTTGAAAGAAATCTGAAAGACAATCTTTACAAGTTATGGAATCGGCTGTCGTCCGGCAGTTACTTCCCGCCGCCTGTCAAAGCGGTAGCCATACCGAAGAAAGCAGGTGGCGAACGGATTTTGGGTATACCCACCGTGAGTGATCGTATTGCTCAGATGGTCGTCAAACTGGAATTTGAACCCCAGGTTGAGCCGCACTTTTTGCCTGACTCGTATGGCTACAGGCCGAATAAGTCAGCACTCGATGCGGTGGGTGTCACGCGAGAACGTTGTTGGCGCTATGACTGGGTACTTGAGTTTGATATTAAGGGATTATTCGACAATATACCGCATGATCTATTGCTTAAAGCGGTCTATAAGCATACCGATACGGCTTGGGTGAGATTGTATATCGAGCGCTGGTTGACGGTGCCGATGCAGATGCCCAATGGGGAATTGAGTAGCCGGGGAAAAGGCACGCCACAAGGTGGAGTTGTCAGTCCGGTGCTCAGTAATCTGTTTCTGCACTATGTCTTCGACAAATGGTTGCAAAAGCACTACTCGGATACACCCTGGTGTCGTTATGCCGATGATGGTCTGGTGCACTGCCGGAGTGAGGCAGAAGCCAAACACATGCTGGAAGCACTGAAACAACGCTTTCAGTCCTGTGGGCTTGAACTTCATCCGGTGAAAACCAAGATTGTTTACTGTAAAGATGGAAGTCGCAAAGGGCGCTATAAGCATACCTCCTTTGATTTTCTGGGGTATACGTTCAGACGGCGACTGTGTAGGAATCGCAAAAGAAACAGTGTGTTTGTAAACTTTACGCCGGCGGTGAGTAAAGCGGCGCTGAAGTCAATGCGAGGAAAGGTCAGAAAGTTACGAGTCAGAACGCGTACCGAGTTGAGCTTAGGGCAAATAGCACAATGGTTGAATCCCATCATTAGGGGATGGATAGGCTATTATGGTTGTTATACCCGATCTGCGTTATATGGTATGTGTCGTCACGTCAACATGACTCTGGTGAGGTGGGTAAGACGAAAGTTCAAGCCGCTACGCCAGCATAAAATAAAGGCAATGCTGTTTCTGGAGAAGATTGCAGATCAACATCCAAACTTGTTTGCCCATTGGCGGGCGGGAATGATAGGTGCGTTTGCCTGA